One stretch of Plodia interpunctella isolate USDA-ARS_2022_Savannah chromosome 10, ilPloInte3.2, whole genome shotgun sequence DNA includes these proteins:
- the LOC128673250 gene encoding uncharacterized protein LOC128673250, which yields MANIHASWGCCSAKANEESYIVCDICVKQYHAECLGMTSDYIPQENEKWICPICKMTCVTNHNNDSTPVRFNPNVTVRPTKRQALQSPPNSSTEEAAITKEDVRAIIEEVSQQQMEGLVSQFRALFSTMLETQMKPLRDQLTDVKESVTFMSGQYDEIIKQNKRNLEIITDLQSECDGMKSKIRDLSTRLNNQEQNARSCNIEIQCVPEKKDENLITIVTKLGSIIKCNTPPESIVQCTRIAKINRNSPRPRSIVVQFCSPKKRDDFLAAVVNYNKSKPIHDKLNSTVVGLNDQKLPIFVMEHLSPANKALHAAARLAAKKKGYKHVWVRNGRIYLRKTDNSDYILVKDMDSIDNLK from the coding sequence ATGGCTAATATTCATGCATCTTGGGGTTGCTGTTCGGCTAAAGCAAATGAAGAAAGTTACATAGTATGCGACATATGTGTAAAACAATATCATGCAGAATGTCTTGGTATGACGTCTGACTACATACCTCAAGAAAACGAGAAGTGGATCTGTCCCATCTGCAAAATGACTTGTGTAACAAACCACAATAATGACAGCACACCTGTCCGCTTCAACCCGAATGTAACTGTACGTCCTACCAAGCGACAAGCGCTTCAATCGCCCCCAAATTCCTCCACAGAGGAAGCGGCAATAACTAAAGAAGATGTACGTGCGATTATTGAGGAAGTTTCACAACAGCAAATGGAGGGTCTTGTGTCGCAATTCCGGGCGCTTTTTTCCACTATGCTCGAGACCCAAATGAAACCATTACGCGACCAGCTGACGGATGTGAAAGAATCAGTCACTTTCATGAGTGGGCaatatgatgaaataattaagcaaaataaaagaaatctcGAGATCATCACTGATTTGCAGTCCGAGTGCGATGGTATGAAATCCAAAATAAGAGACTTGTCAACCCGTTTGAACAATCAAGAGCAAAATGCGCGTtcctgtaacatagaaattcaGTGTGTCCCGGAAAAGAAGGATGAAAATCTTATCACAATAGTGACGAAACTAGGAAGCATAATAAAGTGTAACACTCCACCGGAAAGTATAGTCCAATGCACCAGAATAGCAAAAATTAATCGGAACTCTCCTCGACCTCGGTCTATAGTCGTTCAGTTCTGCAGTCCTAAAAAGCGCGACGATTTCTTGGCTGCCGTCgtaaattacaacaaatcTAAACCAATTCATGACAAGTTGAATTCCACTGTTGTTGGACTGAATGACCAGAAACTACCAATATTCGTGATGGAGCATCTTTCCCCAGCCAACAAGGCTTTGCATGCTGCTGCGAGACTGGCGGCGAAAAAGAAAGGCTACAAACATGTCTGGGTGCGCAACGGGAGAATATATTTGAGGAAAACGGACAACTCGGACTATATACTGGTAAAGGATATGGACTCTATTGATAATCTCAAGTGA